The nucleotide sequence ATGGCAGAAAGTTCAGCATTTGAGTATTTTGAGTACTTTGTTGCGCATGATTATGCAACTTTAATAATCATATTTAGGAAGTTGCGAATGTTGTGGTTTATATAGGTGAGGCAACTTCACATAGCCACATTTTACGGATTGCATACGATACCACCAGTGCTGGCGGTTATGAATTTGTTTTGGTTCTTCAAAATCACCAAAGGGATGATAAGGACTCTCACGAAGAAGAAGACTCATACCAGCTAATCTTTTCCTTTTTGTGTCCAAAGTCAGTACATATAAGAAAGgttatttatgtaattattaaacTGTCAATCAAATAGTGTATAGATATTCTGTTGTCTATAGCCATTGCCCATTTTAAGTTCTTGGGTCGAAATTGGGTGTGAACTGTGAAGCATCTGAGTGAAGCCATGGGTTTTGCTCTAGTGTTAATATATGTGAACATGGTTGCATAGCTTTTGAAAAAGGTGAACACAGACCCAACCATTTAGCAGTTAATGAATTGGTGATTGTCACCTATAAACCAAAAATTTTAAGTATAACTCAAAGTTGAAAGATCATCATCTCCCAAAGTTGAATGTGATAACTAAACCAATATGCAATTCAAAATTCAAAGCGTCTATTCACCTAGTTTTATTCATATCATCATATGTGCGCGACATAATCGGGTAATTTCATAGACAATTCCAATCTTTTTCCGTGACATCCCAAGATATAATGAGGTTTGATTCTAAGAACTCTTATTAGGTAAATTGTTGATGAGCAAATTCTTCGAAACTTCTCCATTTCGGTCATATTTTTTCATAGGGACTTCGATTTAGTTGATTCAAAAGCCACACGTTATTAACTCAAAGAGCTGTACAAATTTAACTACCTACTCAAATTTTAGTAGGAGCAACCCCTCCTACCAGATAAAGCTCCTATATTGTGCGTAAACACTTTCAAATATGCTATTATCAATCGATGATTCTGATTAGGATTCAATCAAGGAAATTATTTATTGTATTATTCAttatttatcataattataataatatattaacatTTACTCCGTAGTATAACTGAGAAAAGCTTTAGAAGAAACAACGCTTACAttacatatgatgatgatgatgatgatgatgatgatatatagctAAGGAGATGGAATTACGTAATCAACAACCAGCACACTTTCTATTGAATCCTTAACTTCCTCTTTCAGCAGCTCATCGGAATTCAAATCCAAATCAGCAGGATCCGGGAACACGGCTATCGAAGCAATCGTATAACCCTTGGCCCTGTCATGAGTAAAACTCTCGCCAAAACTTAACTCTTCAATTGACTCAACCTGATTTCTAATCCCTTCCAAAACCCTAGTTTTCTCAATTTCCCCCAAATTTTCAATTAATTTATAAAACCTAACTCTCATCGCCGTTCCAGGCTTAGGAGAGACACTAGCGTTATTAGACATCCAGTCAACAGCCATGACGTCATCAATAATGGATTTACCTTCCGTAACCACGCGCACGTGCTCAGGATGAACCGCGTACTGCCGGAGATGCTCCTTTGATCTGTAACGACTGTGAAGCATGTGAGTGAAGGTGAGCGACGGCGACTGAGACCGGAGGAGTTTTCCGGCGGAGAGGTGGAGCGTGAGACCGAGTGACGTCAGACCGTTGAGTCCGTTCAGCCAAGCTGCGACTTTAGTAGAATCAGCATCGGGTTTCAGTTTGAACAGGACCACATGTTCAACAATCTGCTCTTGCTCTTGATCTTCACTCGACATTGATATATTCAATTAGGTGGATGATGGAATTAACCGTCTGCTTGCTGGAACAATATCCTTTACTAGCAAACAAGGCTGCCGGGTGatcttttatatttttattttcatgtTGCTGTTGACATGTAGAAGAAAATCATAGTACTCGTAAAAATTGTAATCCATAAAATTGTAATCCATTGTATTACATTCTATTAATTTGCTTAAAATTTAATGGACTAATGAGATGGCTACATGTGGTACGACAATTACatatgattgaaaaaaaaaattcaattttttttttaaatttcttttttataatttcttttttaaattttttttttatttttttttaaatttagcatttTAAACCTAATCATATGTGATTATAAcgcctaatcacatgtgattgtaaaacctcaatcacatgtgattgtaaaacacaatcacatgtgattctgcatgtcaaatccaatcacacgtgattgaaaaaaaattcagatttttttttaaaattcagattttttttaataaaattcaaatttttttcttttcacaaaaaaatttcaaccggaaacatactttaattcgatgatttgatcaagtttattagcgtttcgtgatcatatgttcaaaatttcagactttaattcggtgatttgatcaagttttgatcaaaaacttggtgtttaaaggttttaacacaaacttactgaaattcgtcattttactaaatatttttttttaatcacatgtgattgaatttgacatgcacaatcacatgtgattggattttacaatcacatgtgatttgcatgcagaatcacatgtgatttactgcatatcAAATCCAACCACAtgcgattgaaaaaaaaaatttcgaaaaaaaaattaatttttttaaataaataaaatttaatattttttttcaatcacatgtgattatcgtgtCACGTATCTCACTCTAATTGgttccttgaatctcaacttaaaagttggtttCATTTGAAATATTCCTCTATGATACAATTTGTATTAGATATGGAGTTCTACATGGCTATTAACTTGAGATCAATTTTCCTGAACAATCAGGTGGTGGATTTAGTTAAAAGGGTGGTACCACTAGCTCTGATGATCCAAATTGGGAGGAGTTCTGGATCCTACAAGCAAAACATGAAGAAATTGACAGCCAGGCTCATAAACAGGTGAAGCTCATGCTCTGGACCGGTCTTGGGTTAGTTTCACTCCTAATCGGGGTCTTTTTTCGTCTAACTTTTTGGGAATTCTCATGGAAGGTTACGGGACCAGTTGCATTCTTCATCACGACAACAGGTTTAAACCATCAGTAAGTGATGCTTACCTTTTATTTACCTCAATAGACCGGCCCCACGTACCAAGATCTGATGACAAGGCTCTTCATTTGTCGTAGAAGAAAGCTGATCAAGAAACATTTTTTTTGAACAGCAGTACGGGATTACCCAGGGGACTTAACCACCTACGCGTTCAACTCCAAGCGGTTGCATAACCGGCCCCAACTGCTACCCAGGAGGAAACccggcccaatccgagggcatggagcGTAAAACTCCCCTCCCCCACTGCCCCGCAACGCAATGTGCGGAAGACACCCTTGGGTGAAATTCAAGGGTAACGCTAGAACGGGGCGAAGGCTTTGTGTGAATAATGTAATAGTCAGCATTACTTCTTTTCAAGTTTCCCAAGGTGATTTCATTTTCCGGGGCTTTCGTCTTTTTCCCTTTCCGGTTGGTCCTCCTTTGTCTTGTCGATAGAAGGTGCAAGCATCCCGGTCGGTGTAGAGTAAACCGGATTTCCAGCTCTGGGGCAACCTTGTATGCAATGTTAAACTCCACAGGAGTCGAACTCACTAAGAGAAACAACACAAGCTATCTGATCAAGAAACATAATTTTAACATTGAAAGATTCATGGAATTACAGCAGAACATAAATCACCGTTAGAAGATGTACACACTCATGATAAACATCAATTAATTTGGTCTGAACGTATAAGGTTTGACACACTGACTTTTTGAGCTGTTTGATCTTTTTGTCTCTTTAAAGAAGCTCATAATGTTTTATGCATGGGAAGAAAATTATTGGGTATATTACTGGAATTTACAATTTTGTAACTGAAGACCTGCTTAAAATCCcaacatatatatattttgttatgttgtAGGCTTGGCGTATTATGTTTTTCTCTATATTTAGCTACATAACAATTTGTCTCCCTAATCTGATTATCTCTTTTGTCTATGCATCATAACGTCAAGTCGTCAAGATCACACCAAGTGCCATCCAAGCATTTTGACAACCCCGTCAACTTACATATCATCGTTAACAATATCCGTAAGAAGCCAAGGCCACAGACCCACAATTAGCACTCTCAAAGTCTAATTGAAAAGGGATATTTTATGAGAAACCGATATGCAAAACAATCTAACAATCAAGGTTTCCTTTGCTGACGGTtttatacataaaaaaaattaacagctagtgtttaaaacagaaaaacataaataTTACCAAACTAGGTGGAACTCAATTACATATGCAGAGTTCAAAACTTATGGAACTCAATTACATATGCATTAAAATAGACAAATGAAGATTGCATTTGCAAGTAATTAAGAAAATATAATTGTTTTTGTTTGGAGATGAATAATGTGCCAGTGCAACTTTCAGAGTTCAAAATTACAAAACCATAAtgcaacttaaaaaaaaaaaaaagataattgGAAAATCAATAGCAAGTTGAAGTAAGAAAACAGCTTTCGATATTCATCTGCCTCTTGAGCGGTGAGCCATTTCCTCTATCTTTCCGGCCTGCCTTTGTGTAAGTCGAGTGTCTTCTTTAGTTCCTTCTCCTTCTCTACAGATATAGAAATAACCTTAACCATCAAAAACTTAATATTCAAAGCTATATTATTTTCACTTATTAATCTCGTACAATGTTTCATTCTTGAAAATAAAGCGAGTACATAATGTAACATGCCAAGTATATATGATACTATTTTCAACATTTGTACGTAAAAGAAAATACCCATTTCTTGCACACAATGACCATGGTGCCTTCTATAGAATTTTAACTCAAACGCAGAacttaaaaaaaaaagtaaatcaATATAATactacaataaataataataatacccgatCCCACACATATTAAGTACGGATGAGGTGAAATATAGACAAGCATTTCACATTCCCCTTATATATAGATGAGTGTACATAGCACTTTTGTCCGACTAAATTACCCTCTACACTTTTTGTACAATTAAGATGAAAAATACACTAAATTACTTATGTATTAAACAGTTAAGCAAAACAAACCTTATAACTGTGCGCATATGTAGCTAGCTTAGCCTCTCGGGAGTTAATATACGGAGATACAAGGCTTTTCACAAATAAGTGAGCTTCAACTCTAAAGAAAGATCTTGACCGAGAGGATGCATTATCACCACAATATACCATCTTCTTCAAGTAAGGAATATTACTGCAATTACATAATTCCAAAGATTGTCTAACAACATACTTATCATTTCTCTCACATTTAGTTGGGTTACATATTCTCAAATCGTGTATAGCATCTATCTTTCTATATTGATCCCATGTTGGTAACAGTTCCCACGACTGCTTAACATTATAGTTTCGCATTATCCATATATCGCGTTTATCAACATCACGTTTATCTTTATTATTACAAGATCTAATGCATAGGCGGTTTTCCACAATCCTCACTGAATCTAATAATTTACCCAATTGTACGTATCTTGAGTCATGATCAGGTTGAGGGATTACTCCAAATATCTCTCGAGATAAATAAAAAGAAAGGATTACTCGCTTCTTGGTAGTAAGATCAAATGCACACCAATGAATCGCACCGTTTATAAAGATACCATCATCTTGGTACCAATGATGAATTGCCGCCCTGTTTGTATGGTTACCAAATCTTGGTAGTAGTTAATGAGCTTATAATTGACATGTCCAATATAT is from Rutidosis leptorrhynchoides isolate AG116_Rl617_1_P2 chromosome 10, CSIRO_AGI_Rlap_v1, whole genome shotgun sequence and encodes:
- the LOC139870163 gene encoding stress-response A/B barrel domain-containing protein UP3-like yields the protein MSSEDQEQEQIVEHVVLFKLKPDADSTKVAAWLNGLNGLTSLGLTLHLSAGKLLRSQSPSLTFTHMLHSRYRSKEHLRQYAVHPEHVRVVTEGKSIIDDVMAVDWMSNNASVSPKPGTAMRVRFYKLIENLGEIEKTRVLEGIRNQVESIEELSFGESFTHDRAKGYTIASIAVFPDPADLDLNSDELLKEEVKDSIESVLVVDYVIPSP